One window of Paenibacillus sp. FSL K6-3182 genomic DNA carries:
- a CDS encoding D-alanine--D-alanine ligase, which produces MGSKVRVGLVYGGKSGEHEVSLQTAYAVMGEFDYSKYEIKPFYITKQGEWKTGAVLHNRPSSVEDLRNTTDEAEENGFALAPLFQRLNRSSKTAGDEPRIDVIFPLLHGTFGEDGTIQGLFEMANIPYVGAGVLASAVGMDKILMKKVFAQEGLPQCVFRYFNRTQWERDASFFIMECEVSLGYPCFIKPANLGSSVGVSKAKNREELINAINYAFRFDRKVIVEEFVDAREIEVSVLGNDDAKASLPGEIAPSNEFYDYKAKYIDGKSTMQIPAHLSPELTESVREMAVRAFQSIDGSGLSRVDFFLRKSDNQLFINEVNTLPGFTPISMYPLMWKETGIPYKELLDTLISLALSRHAEKQRIDFTGEASQS; this is translated from the coding sequence ATGGGGAGCAAGGTTAGAGTAGGTTTAGTTTACGGGGGGAAATCGGGAGAGCATGAGGTCTCTTTGCAAACGGCTTACGCAGTAATGGGTGAATTTGACTACAGCAAATATGAAATCAAGCCTTTTTATATTACGAAGCAAGGGGAATGGAAAACGGGAGCCGTTTTGCATAACCGTCCAAGCAGTGTAGAAGATCTACGCAACACAACAGACGAAGCTGAGGAAAATGGCTTTGCTCTTGCTCCATTATTTCAACGCTTAAATAGAAGCTCAAAAACGGCTGGCGATGAGCCGCGTATTGATGTGATTTTTCCTTTGCTGCACGGAACATTTGGTGAAGATGGTACCATTCAAGGACTGTTCGAAATGGCGAACATTCCTTACGTCGGAGCGGGTGTTCTCGCTTCTGCCGTTGGGATGGACAAGATTCTAATGAAAAAAGTATTTGCGCAAGAAGGCTTGCCGCAATGCGTTTTCCGGTACTTCAACCGTACACAGTGGGAGAGAGACGCATCTTTCTTTATCATGGAATGCGAGGTTTCACTCGGCTATCCATGCTTTATTAAGCCAGCCAACCTAGGTTCTAGTGTAGGCGTATCCAAAGCGAAAAACCGTGAAGAGCTTATTAATGCCATCAACTATGCGTTCCGTTTTGACCGCAAGGTTATTGTTGAAGAGTTCGTAGATGCCCGCGAGATCGAAGTAAGCGTACTTGGCAATGATGATGCCAAAGCATCCTTACCTGGTGAAATTGCGCCTTCTAACGAATTTTACGATTACAAAGCCAAATACATCGATGGAAAATCGACTATGCAAATTCCGGCTCATTTGTCGCCTGAGCTTACAGAATCCGTTCGCGAAATGGCCGTTCGTGCATTTCAATCCATTGATGGCTCGGGATTATCACGCGTAGATTTTTTCCTTCGCAAAAGCGACAATCAGCTATTTATCAACGAAGTCAACACATTGCCTGGTTTCACGCCTATCAGTATGTATCCACTTATGTGGAAAGAAACCGGCATTCCATATAAAGAATTGTTAGACACATTAATTTCCTTAGCTCTTTCCCGCCACGCGGAGAAGCAACGGATAGATTTTACAGGAGAAGCATCACAATCGTAA
- a CDS encoding inositol monophosphatase family protein, which yields MNDQNSTSVVGGKSFTAVAINCASKAGEWIKTKLGNFASLDIKYSSHDLVTEIDKGSERLIKNLVMTHFPHHSFLGEEGVEPGPEASTRALENIRDAEYLWIVDPIDGTTNFVHGFPFFCVSIALAHNGEVIVGVVYDPMKDELFVAEKGKGAYVHGKRMQVSKEDTLRGSLVATGLPADHHYALPLNLKGIQAVAPQVRNLRIAGSAAMHMAYVAAGRLSGFWEIGLNSWDLAAGSLLVQESGGIVTSTVGKPYDLGTRNIVASNGHIQQELISALAEAKANE from the coding sequence GTGAATGATCAGAACAGTACTTCCGTCGTTGGCGGTAAAAGCTTTACGGCTGTCGCAATTAATTGTGCGTCGAAAGCAGGAGAATGGATTAAGACGAAGCTTGGCAATTTTGCAAGCCTTGATATAAAGTATTCCTCGCATGATCTTGTTACAGAAATTGATAAAGGTTCCGAGCGTTTAATAAAAAATCTAGTGATGACTCATTTTCCCCATCATTCGTTTTTGGGAGAAGAAGGCGTAGAGCCTGGGCCGGAAGCGTCAACGCGCGCGCTGGAGAACATCCGTGACGCTGAATATTTATGGATCGTTGATCCTATTGATGGCACAACGAACTTTGTTCACGGATTTCCTTTTTTCTGTGTATCCATTGCCCTGGCGCATAACGGCGAGGTGATCGTCGGCGTGGTCTATGACCCGATGAAGGATGAATTGTTTGTAGCCGAAAAAGGCAAGGGAGCATACGTGCACGGAAAACGGATGCAGGTATCCAAGGAGGATACGCTGCGCGGCAGCTTGGTTGCAACAGGTCTTCCGGCCGACCATCATTATGCGCTGCCTCTAAATTTAAAAGGCATTCAAGCAGTTGCCCCGCAGGTTCGCAATCTCCGTATAGCAGGCTCTGCTGCGATGCATATGGCCTATGTGGCGGCAGGACGCTTGAGTGGGTTCTGGGAGATTGGACTGAATAGCTGGGATCTGGCTGCCGGCTCGCTGCTCGTTCAGGAATCGGGCGGTATTGTGACGAGTACAGTTGGCAAGCCTTACGATTTGGGAACGCGAAATATCGTAGCGTCAAATGGCCATATTCAGCAGGAGCTTATCTCGGCGCTTGCCGAGGCGAAAGCAAACGAATAA
- a CDS encoding sulfite exporter TauE/SafE family protein: MEWILLVLLGVVAAMFGSIVGLGGGIIIVPVLMLIGPTLTGEAIGHATAVGISLTVLVVTALASTLSYAKRKIVDFRSGWIFFVTSGPAAMIGSALTGKLPAGVFQLVFGIFMLLMASLLIARDYMKPFTKQWPIVRTMTDASGEVHTYSYGIIPALGIGFGVGLMSGLFGIGGGSLFVPLMVLLFRFPPHMATATSMFVIFLSSILGSGMHVYLGETDWLLVLALVPGAWIGGKLGAAIAVKMSGKGLLWLLRVTLLLLAGQLIIEGLRSF, translated from the coding sequence ATGGAATGGATACTTCTTGTACTTCTTGGCGTTGTAGCAGCGATGTTTGGCAGTATTGTAGGACTTGGCGGCGGTATCATTATCGTTCCTGTCTTAATGCTCATTGGTCCCACATTAACGGGAGAAGCTATTGGACATGCAACAGCAGTTGGCATATCATTAACGGTATTAGTCGTTACGGCACTTGCATCTACACTGAGCTATGCCAAACGTAAAATCGTTGATTTCCGCAGCGGCTGGATATTTTTTGTGACAAGCGGTCCTGCAGCAATGATTGGCTCCGCGCTTACAGGAAAGCTGCCTGCGGGTGTATTTCAGCTTGTTTTTGGTATTTTCATGCTGCTGATGGCATCATTATTAATTGCTCGTGACTACATGAAACCGTTTACGAAGCAGTGGCCGATCGTTCGAACGATGACCGATGCATCAGGCGAGGTGCATACGTACAGCTATGGTATTATTCCTGCACTCGGCATCGGTTTTGGCGTAGGTCTCATGTCTGGCTTATTTGGAATCGGCGGCGGGTCGCTGTTTGTCCCCCTTATGGTGCTGTTATTTCGTTTTCCGCCTCATATGGCGACTGCAACGTCAATGTTCGTTATTTTTTTATCATCAATTCTCGGGAGCGGCATGCACGTTTATCTTGGTGAAACAGATTGGCTGCTCGTGCTTGCATTAGTGCCTGGAGCTTGGATCGGCGGAAAGCTGGGGGCGGCAATTGCTGTGAAAATGAGCGGCAAGGGCTTACTTTGGCTGCTTAGAGTGACGCTTCTTCTGCTTGCGGGTCAATTAATCATTGAAGGCTTGCGTTCATTTTGA
- the uvsE gene encoding UV DNA damage repair endonuclease UvsE: MIVRLGFVAMSLQVENASPSRTMTFANFSKLNDREAGIRKLERIAEENLRSTLRILKHCKASDIQMYRFSSKLIPLATHEDLLDWNPFEALAPAFQEVGEFVQKHGIRVSFHPDHFCVFSTPRPEVLAKSELDLLNHILMLEAMGLDEATKCNIHIGGAYGDKVVAGERFVRQFSSLSPRFKHRITLENDDKTFNVRETLEAAEQVEVPMVLDIHHHSVNAGDISDDELYEHLWPRIVQTWDKERERLGIASTSQLPPKIHASSPKSLSDPRGHADHVEAEPLVQFLRHAARNTEYLDCMLEAKSKDEALMKLIEDLRQLEASAEGIKVLDGGRVEISTD; encoded by the coding sequence ATGATTGTCAGATTAGGTTTTGTCGCAATGAGCTTGCAGGTTGAGAATGCATCGCCTTCAAGAACGATGACGTTTGCGAACTTCTCGAAGCTGAACGACCGCGAGGCAGGAATTCGGAAGCTGGAAAGAATAGCAGAGGAAAACCTACGCAGTACGCTGCGGATTTTGAAGCATTGCAAAGCCAGCGACATTCAAATGTATCGCTTTTCGTCAAAGCTTATACCCCTTGCTACTCATGAGGACTTATTGGACTGGAATCCATTTGAAGCGCTAGCACCAGCATTTCAGGAAGTTGGCGAGTTCGTGCAGAAGCACGGAATAAGAGTGTCCTTTCATCCGGATCATTTCTGCGTGTTCAGCACGCCTAGACCGGAGGTGCTCGCGAAATCAGAGCTGGATTTGCTCAATCATATCCTTATGCTTGAGGCAATGGGGCTTGATGAAGCGACAAAATGCAATATACATATCGGTGGAGCATACGGCGACAAGGTTGTAGCTGGTGAACGTTTTGTTCGCCAGTTCAGCTCCTTGTCGCCTCGCTTTAAACATCGGATTACGCTTGAAAATGATGATAAAACGTTCAATGTCAGGGAAACGCTAGAGGCGGCTGAGCAAGTTGAGGTTCCGATGGTGCTCGACATTCACCATCATTCTGTTAATGCAGGAGACATCTCAGATGACGAATTATATGAGCATTTATGGCCGCGTATTGTTCAAACCTGGGACAAAGAGCGAGAGCGGCTGGGCATAGCTAGTACAAGCCAGCTCCCTCCCAAAATTCACGCTTCCAGTCCAAAAAGCTTATCTGACCCCCGTGGTCATGCAGATCATGTGGAAGCGGAGCCGCTTGTACAGTTTTTGCGTCATGCGGCTAGAAATACCGAATATTTGGATTGCATGCTTGAAGCCAAAAGCAAGGACGAGGCTTTGATGAAGCTGATAGAAGACTTAAGGCAACTGGAAGCAAGCGCAGAAGGCATCAAGGTGTTGGATGGCGGCCGCGTAGAAATTTCTACTGATTAG
- a CDS encoding amidase domain-containing protein: MPRTGNRGPGTQGQKHNQTSSKPSASQRKSQQKVVTHVIQKQPSPSGLQAERNAEIGDQALQNQKRANQEEKPVKQQTSKLNSLLRSSDYDPHVQQGKLQGWKAAVHRYISLYNQAEANQHAAVLTDYVTDRDHCDRLRFRLERLRERDLLRGALPAGSETKAELIRVNESSSEVSVLIRLHIKRRMEQSGRFYMEERSEFERLWLGLAGHSWNVLRVEPIISERRPRYGTAVDNWMTVDDYSELFGEQSSPSTPYLNYDLLQQFKHRPSGIRYRRDLVAAYADRWWNEGNPAYELFEVNCTNYVSQCIFAGNAPMNYTGKRETGWWYKGRNKGSEWWSYSWAVSNAITNYLTGSKTSGLRAEVVQSADELQLGDVITYDWNGDHRFQHSTIVTAFDSFGMPLVNANTVSSRHRYWDYRDSYAWTEQTKYRFFHIADLL; this comes from the coding sequence ATGCCGCGAACAGGCAACCGGGGGCCAGGAACTCAGGGCCAAAAGCATAACCAAACATCATCCAAACCATCTGCTTCTCAGCGCAAGTCGCAGCAGAAAGTTGTAACGCATGTCATCCAGAAGCAGCCATCGCCTTCCGGGTTGCAAGCGGAGCGAAATGCTGAAATCGGCGATCAAGCACTGCAAAATCAAAAAAGAGCAAATCAGGAAGAAAAGCCAGTAAAACAACAAACGTCAAAGTTAAACTCGCTGCTTCGTTCCTCTGATTACGATCCGCACGTTCAGCAAGGAAAGCTGCAGGGTTGGAAAGCTGCTGTTCATCGCTATATTAGCTTGTACAATCAAGCCGAAGCGAATCAGCATGCGGCTGTGCTGACCGATTACGTTACGGATCGCGATCATTGTGATCGCCTAAGATTCAGGCTTGAGCGTCTTCGTGAACGCGATTTGCTTAGAGGCGCGCTTCCAGCAGGAAGCGAAACAAAAGCAGAACTCATACGCGTCAACGAATCATCAAGCGAGGTCTCTGTGTTGATTCGTCTCCACATCAAAAGAAGAATGGAGCAGTCTGGGCGATTTTACATGGAAGAAAGATCTGAATTTGAGCGTCTTTGGTTAGGGCTCGCTGGTCACTCATGGAATGTTCTTCGTGTTGAGCCAATTATATCGGAACGAAGACCGCGTTATGGCACAGCAGTAGACAATTGGATGACCGTCGATGATTACTCGGAGCTATTTGGCGAACAATCTTCACCATCAACACCATACTTAAATTATGACCTATTACAGCAATTCAAACACAGACCATCTGGTATTCGTTACAGGAGAGATTTGGTTGCTGCGTATGCGGATCGTTGGTGGAACGAGGGGAACCCAGCGTATGAGCTTTTTGAGGTGAATTGTACCAATTACGTGTCGCAGTGCATCTTTGCAGGCAATGCTCCGATGAACTATACTGGTAAGAGAGAAACGGGCTGGTGGTATAAGGGCCGAAATAAGGGCAGTGAATGGTGGAGCTACAGCTGGGCGGTATCGAACGCGATAACCAACTATTTAACTGGTTCAAAGACCTCAGGCTTGCGTGCAGAGGTCGTGCAATCTGCGGATGAGCTGCAGCTTGGGGATGTCATCACGTATGACTGGAATGGTGATCATCGCTTTCAGCACAGCACAATCGTAACTGCTTTTGACTCGTTCGGTATGCCGCTAGTGAATGCGAATACCGTTTCCAGCAGGCATCGTTATTGGGATTATCGTGATTCCTATGCATGGACGGAACAAACGAAATATCGTTTTTTTCATATTGCAGATCTATTATAA